A genome region from Megalobrama amblycephala isolate DHTTF-2021 linkage group LG18, ASM1881202v1, whole genome shotgun sequence includes the following:
- the LOC125253570 gene encoding vitelline membrane outer layer protein 1-like: MHHFISIAFSLLAIIGMHVSVQSPGRRFERSINRYPRSTLLPCFPNCMTVSNGMDWGYWGFTEKCPSRTYAAGFSLKVEYLSSGMWKDNTALNGIRLHCVSNESSSLNPHEHYYSVQSDVGSWGRWTNIKWCPSGFLKAFRLRVEPSQGVDDDTAANNIRFKCSDGSYLEGDGTSWGSWGDWSYMCEGRGICSIVTRVEVPQGWKDDTALNDVQMECCE; encoded by the exons ATGCATCACTTCATTTCCATTGCGTTTTCACTGCTAGCCATTATTGGGATGCATGTGAGTGTTCAGTCCCCCGGAAGACGTTTTGAGCGGAGCATCAATAGATATCCCAGATCAACCCTGCTGCCATGCTTTCCAAACTGCATGACTGTGTCTAATGGAATGGATTGGGGTTACTGGGGGTTTACGGAAAAGTGTCCATCTAGAACGTACGCCGCAGGGTTTAGTCTGAAG gtGGAATATTTATCGAGTGGTATGTGGAAGGATAACACAGCACTCAATGGGATTCGTCTTCACTGTGTCTCCAATGAATCAAGCTCATTGAACCCACATGAGCACTACTACTCCGTTCAGTCAGATGTAGGAAG CTGGGGTCGGTGGACAAACATCAAATGGTGTCCTTCTGGATTTTTAAAAGCGTTCCGGCTGAGAGTAGAACCTTCCCAAGGAGTTGATGACGATACAGCCGCAAACAACATCAG ATTCAAATGTAGTGACGGTTCTTATCTGGAGGGTGACGGTACATCCTGGGGCAGTTGGGGTGACTGGAGTTACATGTGTGAGGGAAGAGGAATCTGTAGTATCGTGACACGGGTAGAAGTGCCACAGGGATGGAAAGATGACACCGCTCTCAATGACGTGCAAATGGAATGCTGTGAATAA